One window from the genome of Bacilli bacterium encodes:
- the pulA gene encoding type I pullulanase, translating into MSDCIFKAKLLEPDLIRVLIYAHLSKLDNPSFTMVTDGTTRKLSNIEKVTVQFNNYAYDIRLDEPLELGHAYDIISANFGRTALDVTKATEFADFDERFYYPEPLGFIYTPKATTFQLWAPLASQVEVVYELHAHEYRQIMQREEKGVFRARIDKNLDGARYYFSIVNSGQIVMATDPYAIASTENGHRSAVVNLTRIKTPLYEDKLPPFSNYNDAIIYEASVRDMTIDKTTTIRSKGTYRGLIEHRAKTRQGNKVGIDYLVSLGITHLQLMPIYDFATVDETNPRAAYNWGYDPAQYLVPEGSLSTNPSDPYTRIKEVRTMVSAFHQAGIRVNMDVVFNHVYESATSVFERVVPNFYFRRQEDGKLSNGSFCGNDLASERPMVRHLILQAVRHWITFYGIDGYRFDLMGILDIATMKIIEDETRKLKAGFMLYGEGWNMPTALSNNERATMENAHLLPGYAFFNDSFRDIVKGPTADDHLADKGYLSGAEEYRLGFKFAYVGSSLDLVFKPKFQFPHQSVNYVECHDNSTLFDKLVIATPEDSERDILQRIKLINAINMIAFGVPFFHQGQEIGLSKFGDFNSYKSGDKVNQFAYVKLDDRLEMANYFYELTKLRKDCDFLREDQPSHIENMIEFEDLPSGGLLIDYVKLPSQGAYKQFSVFINPSKENIFYELKNYAKIIFSSSGYVAGKLETFVRRVMIPPLSVIIVGLRHEDDFEL; encoded by the coding sequence ATGTCGGATTGTATTTTTAAAGCCAAATTACTTGAACCGGATTTAATTCGCGTGCTCATTTATGCCCACCTGTCGAAACTCGATAACCCCAGTTTTACGATGGTGACGGATGGGACTACGAGAAAACTTTCCAATATTGAAAAAGTGACGGTGCAGTTTAATAATTATGCTTACGATATACGGCTTGATGAGCCTTTGGAATTAGGCCACGCCTACGATATCATAAGTGCTAACTTCGGACGGACCGCTCTCGATGTGACTAAAGCTACCGAATTTGCCGACTTTGACGAGAGATTTTATTATCCTGAACCGCTGGGGTTTATCTATACACCTAAGGCAACCACTTTTCAGTTATGGGCGCCGCTCGCCTCGCAAGTCGAGGTGGTGTATGAACTGCACGCGCATGAGTATCGGCAGATAATGCAGCGCGAAGAAAAAGGTGTTTTTCGGGCGCGTATCGATAAAAATCTCGATGGTGCAAGATATTATTTTTCGATTGTTAACTCCGGGCAGATAGTTATGGCTACCGATCCGTATGCCATCGCTTCAACGGAAAATGGCCATCGCTCGGCCGTGGTAAATTTAACTCGGATTAAAACGCCGCTTTATGAGGACAAACTACCGCCTTTTAGTAACTATAATGATGCTATTATCTATGAAGCCAGTGTTCGCGATATGACAATTGATAAGACGACGACTATCCGAAGTAAAGGAACCTATCGTGGTCTAATTGAACATCGAGCCAAAACTCGGCAAGGCAATAAGGTGGGAATAGATTATCTAGTCTCCCTGGGTATCACCCATTTGCAGCTGATGCCGATATACGATTTTGCCACTGTGGATGAAACCAATCCGCGAGCGGCATATAATTGGGGATATGATCCGGCGCAATACCTCGTTCCTGAAGGCTCATTATCCACCAATCCGAGCGATCCTTATACGCGAATTAAAGAGGTAAGAACAATGGTCTCCGCTTTTCATCAGGCGGGAATCAGAGTCAATATGGATGTGGTTTTTAATCATGTTTATGAATCGGCAACCAGCGTTTTTGAGCGCGTTGTTCCAAATTTTTATTTTCGCCGGCAAGAGGATGGCAAACTTTCAAACGGGTCGTTTTGCGGTAACGATTTAGCCAGCGAGCGACCGATGGTTCGACATTTGATTCTTCAGGCTGTCCGTCACTGGATAACCTTTTATGGAATTGATGGTTATCGCTTTGATTTGATGGGAATATTGGACATTGCAACGATGAAAATTATCGAAGACGAAACGCGCAAACTTAAAGCTGGATTTATGCTTTATGGCGAAGGCTGGAACATGCCGACTGCGCTTTCTAATAACGAACGGGCGACGATGGAAAACGCGCACCTTTTACCTGGATATGCTTTTTTTAATGATTCTTTTCGCGATATTGTCAAGGGTCCGACAGCGGATGATCATCTGGCGGATAAGGGCTATTTATCGGGAGCAGAAGAGTATCGATTGGGTTTTAAGTTTGCCTATGTAGGCAGCTCCTTGGACTTAGTGTTTAAACCCAAATTTCAATTTCCCCATCAGTCGGTCAACTATGTTGAATGCCACGATAACAGCACGCTTTTTGATAAGTTGGTAATCGCCACCCCCGAGGATAGCGAACGGGATATTCTTCAACGAATAAAATTAATCAATGCAATTAATATGATTGCTTTTGGGGTGCCTTTCTTTCATCAAGGTCAAGAAATTGGACTCAGTAAATTTGGTGATTTTAACTCTTATAAAAGTGGGGATAAAGTTAATCAATTTGCCTATGTTAAATTGGACGATCGCCTTGAAATGGCCAATTATTTCTATGAATTGACTAAGTTACGCAAGGATTGCGACTTTTTACGGGAAGATCAGCCCAGTCATATTGAAAATATGATTGAATTTGAAGATTTGCCCTCGGGAGGACTTTTAATTGATTACGTGAAACTTCCATCCCAAGGTGCCTATAAGCAATTTTCGGTTTTTATCAATCCGAGCAAGGAAAACATCTTTTACGAACTAAAAAATTACGCCAAAATTATTTTTTCCAGTTCGGGCTATGTCGCGGGAAAATTAGAAACTTTCGTTCGGCGCGTAATGATTCCGCCCCTCAGTGTTATAATTGTAGGGCTTCGTCACGAAGATGATTTTGAATTATAG
- a CDS encoding replication-associated recombination protein A, which produces MLAPLAHRLRPTKLSEIIGQKHLVGEGGFLYEALQNHLLVSIIFFGPPGSGKTTIAEAFAKEMNVHYKKLNAVTSTKKDIELAIEEAKLYPEAILIVDEVHRLNKDKQDLLLPYIEEGTIFLLGMTTANPYIAINPAIRSRCHLLEVKPLSREDIIIGINRALSSFNGLDNHIAMDDEAKKLLATLAGGDLRFAYNYLEVLSLSKNQSISTNDIKSVVRVPNYLMDQNEEEHYDSVSALQKSIRGSDVDAALYYLARLCAANDLESIERRLLVTAYEDIGLANPQAVERCATALESARKVGFPEAIIPLGFTVCDLALSPKSKAAASSIQSAMDYAKDHQLSVLDYLKLTPVNAQEIDKYPYDRPDLWEKMQYLPELIKEMQFYQESNASQYEKVLNANYHRLKRNTRTSDLAFLKSKKPRE; this is translated from the coding sequence ATGCTCGCACCACTTGCACATCGTCTACGTCCGACCAAACTTTCTGAAATTATCGGGCAAAAGCACCTCGTCGGCGAAGGAGGCTTTCTTTATGAGGCCCTTCAAAATCATCTTTTGGTATCAATCATCTTTTTTGGCCCACCCGGGTCAGGTAAGACCACTATTGCCGAAGCCTTTGCCAAAGAGATGAATGTTCATTATAAAAAATTAAACGCCGTGACTTCGACTAAGAAAGATATCGAGCTGGCCATCGAAGAGGCGAAGCTATACCCCGAAGCCATTCTTATCGTCGATGAGGTTCATCGTTTAAACAAAGATAAACAGGATCTCTTACTTCCTTACATTGAAGAGGGAACTATTTTTCTATTGGGAATGACCACGGCCAATCCATATATTGCCATCAACCCCGCGATTCGTTCTCGCTGTCACCTTTTGGAGGTAAAGCCCTTAAGCCGCGAGGATATTATTATCGGTATCAATCGGGCCTTATCTTCATTTAACGGCCTGGACAATCATATTGCGATGGATGATGAGGCGAAGAAATTATTAGCCACCCTCGCGGGGGGTGATTTACGTTTTGCCTACAATTATTTAGAGGTCTTATCCTTAAGTAAAAACCAAAGCATCTCAACAAATGACATAAAGAGTGTCGTCCGCGTTCCAAACTATCTCATGGATCAAAACGAGGAGGAGCATTACGATTCCGTTTCCGCCCTGCAAAAGAGCATCCGCGGAAGTGATGTTGATGCCGCTCTATATTATCTTGCTCGGCTTTGTGCCGCTAACGACTTGGAATCGATTGAGAGACGGCTATTGGTTACCGCCTATGAAGATATCGGATTAGCCAATCCTCAGGCGGTGGAACGCTGTGCAACTGCCCTTGAGAGTGCCCGCAAGGTTGGGTTTCCCGAAGCGATAATACCTTTAGGCTTTACTGTTTGCGACCTCGCCCTGTCGCCAAAGTCAAAGGCGGCAGCATCTTCCATTCAATCAGCGATGGACTATGCAAAAGATCATCAATTAAGCGTTCTTGATTACTTAAAATTAACTCCGGTAAATGCGCAGGAAATTGATAAGTACCCCTATGATCGCCCTGATCTATGGGAAAAGATGCAATATCTTCCTGAACTGATTAAGGAAATGCAGTTTTACCAGGAATCAAATGCTTCTCAATATGAGAAAGTTTTAAATGCCAATTACCATCGGCTCAAGAGGAATACCCGCACCAGCGATTTGGCCTTTCTTAAATCAAAAAAGCCCCGTGAATAG
- a CDS encoding lysophospholipid acyltransferase family protein, with amino-acid sequence MWKYLRLVFVFVPKLIWAYFAWIFAYSRHPERYSLSQRYAKAHKLCLQFVKDIRLDVHHQGLGYIRRQKPQYIIVNHFGFLDPIVIMAITDKPLLFVAKKEARKMPFIGRILQSIDAVFLNREDLKQEVKAMSMVKKFLQGGRTVIIFPEGTRNRKYSASLGMFKPGAFKVPEVLDVEIVPVAIIGTQFALLLSTNWKVFPIEVLIMPPYLPSSEKLGSVGLSKKFQALMQSMVDDIRAKENNRISAFLTKRQKELIND; translated from the coding sequence ATGTGGAAATACCTACGTTTAGTGTTTGTCTTTGTACCGAAATTAATTTGGGCATACTTTGCCTGGATTTTTGCTTACTCCCGTCACCCCGAACGGTATTCGCTTTCACAAAGATATGCGAAAGCGCATAAGTTGTGCCTGCAATTTGTCAAAGATATTCGATTGGATGTTCACCATCAGGGATTGGGATATATCCGTCGGCAAAAACCACAGTATATTATCGTCAATCACTTTGGTTTTCTTGATCCGATTGTTATCATGGCAATCACCGACAAACCCCTCTTGTTTGTTGCAAAAAAAGAGGCAAGAAAGATGCCGTTTATCGGGCGTATTCTCCAATCCATTGATGCTGTTTTTCTCAATCGGGAAGATTTAAAGCAGGAAGTAAAAGCGATGTCGATGGTCAAGAAATTTCTTCAAGGGGGGCGCACGGTTATTATTTTCCCCGAAGGGACGCGCAACCGCAAATATTCGGCATCCTTGGGGATGTTTAAACCCGGGGCCTTCAAAGTACCGGAAGTTTTGGATGTCGAAATTGTTCCGGTGGCTATTATCGGAACCCAATTTGCCTTACTCTTATCCACCAATTGGAAAGTTTTTCCAATTGAAGTCTTAATTATGCCCCCCTACTTACCATCCAGTGAAAAGTTGGGCAGCGTCGGACTGAGCAAAAAATTCCAAGCGCTTATGCAATCGATGGTTGATGATATTCGCGCGAAGGAAAATAATCGTATTTCGGCTTTTCTCACCAAACGTCAAAAAGAATTAATTAACGATTAG
- a CDS encoding pyrimidine-nucleoside phosphorylase, giving the protein MRMADIITKKRDGGVLSEQEINFFVEGYTKGTIPDYQASALAMAIVFQGMNKDETVALTKAMMYSGDVVDLSQIKGVKVDKHSTGGVGDKTSMVVGPIVASCGVRLAKMSGRGLGHTGGTLDKLESIPGMSISLPIERFIKQVNDIGIAIIGQTADLVPADKKLYALRDVTGTVESIPLIASSIMSKKLASGADTILLDVKFGSGAFMKTIGDARKLARTMVEIGDGVKRDTRAILTDMDQPLGRAVGNNLEVKEAIDTLNGHGPDDFVTLCVKAAGVILVQGKVVSTLAEGEALASAKIKDGSALNKFKAMVKSQGGDVSYIDNPSQFVVAKHHEEVYADADGYVGRIDCLEIGVAAMQLGAGRATKDDVIDPAAGIIVDKKVGAKVSKGDKLADIYTDVDAASYQPVIMDIQRAFKLQKDEVTPRPIVYEIIE; this is encoded by the coding sequence ATGAGAATGGCAGATATTATCACCAAGAAGCGTGACGGAGGCGTTCTTAGTGAACAGGAAATCAATTTTTTTGTCGAAGGATATACGAAAGGAACAATTCCTGATTACCAGGCGAGCGCATTAGCGATGGCGATCGTTTTTCAGGGGATGAATAAAGATGAGACGGTCGCTTTGACCAAGGCGATGATGTACTCGGGCGATGTGGTTGATCTTTCGCAAATTAAAGGGGTGAAAGTCGATAAGCATTCCACGGGCGGAGTGGGCGACAAAACTAGCATGGTCGTGGGACCAATCGTTGCCAGCTGCGGCGTTCGACTGGCAAAAATGAGCGGTCGTGGCTTGGGTCATACCGGCGGGACATTGGACAAGTTAGAATCCATTCCCGGCATGAGTATTTCACTTCCCATCGAACGCTTTATCAAGCAAGTAAATGATATTGGCATTGCGATTATCGGCCAAACAGCCGATTTAGTTCCGGCGGATAAAAAACTATATGCTCTTCGCGACGTGACGGGAACGGTTGAAAGTATCCCCTTAATTGCCTCCTCCATCATGAGCAAGAAACTAGCAAGCGGTGCGGATACAATTCTTTTGGATGTAAAATTCGGCAGTGGCGCTTTTATGAAGACCATTGGAGACGCGCGTAAACTGGCGCGAACAATGGTGGAAATTGGCGATGGTGTAAAACGGGATACAAGAGCGATTTTAACGGATATGGATCAGCCTCTCGGCCGCGCGGTCGGAAATAATCTTGAGGTAAAAGAAGCGATTGATACGCTAAACGGACATGGTCCGGATGATTTCGTTACCTTGTGTGTCAAGGCAGCGGGCGTGATTTTGGTCCAGGGAAAAGTGGTTTCAACCTTAGCGGAAGGTGAGGCGCTTGCAAGCGCAAAAATTAAAGACGGAAGCGCACTCAACAAATTCAAGGCGATGGTCAAATCACAGGGCGGAGATGTATCGTACATTGATAATCCCAGCCAATTTGTTGTTGCAAAACACCATGAGGAAGTTTATGCGGATGCGGATGGATATGTCGGCCGAATCGATTGTCTGGAGATCGGGGTGGCCGCGATGCAACTTGGCGCCGGGCGGGCAACGAAAGATGACGTAATCGACCCTGCGGCCGGAATCATCGTTGACAAAAAGGTCGGAGCTAAAGTTTCTAAGGGCGATAAATTGGCTGATATATATACCGATGTAGACGCGGCTAGCTATCAGCCGGTTATTATGGACATCCAACGGGCGTTTAAACTTCAAAAAGACGAAGTTACTCCCCGGCCGATTGTCTATGAGATAATCGAGTAA
- the dtd gene encoding D-aminoacyl-tRNA deacylase: MRIILQNVLDAKVEVEGKVTGKIARGWLLLVGFSLNDNNAIVKKMADKLLTLRVFPDENGKTNKSLSDIGGEILSVSQFTLYGDVRHGRRPSFTDSAPYERGQVLYNLFNGFIEDKCGRIATGIYGADMKVTLVNDGPFTLILDSEDLVDE, translated from the coding sequence ATGAGAATTATACTGCAAAATGTGCTGGATGCCAAAGTTGAAGTCGAAGGAAAAGTCACGGGAAAAATCGCCCGGGGCTGGCTTTTGCTTGTCGGCTTTTCCCTTAATGACAATAATGCAATTGTTAAAAAAATGGCTGATAAATTGCTTACATTACGAGTATTTCCGGATGAAAATGGCAAGACCAATAAGTCATTATCGGACATCGGTGGCGAAATATTGAGCGTATCCCAGTTTACGCTTTATGGAGACGTCCGTCATGGAAGAAGGCCATCTTTTACCGACTCGGCTCCCTATGAAAGGGGTCAAGTCCTCTATAATCTTTTTAATGGCTTCATCGAGGACAAGTGTGGTAGAATTGCCACGGGTATTTATGGAGCGGACATGAAGGTGACATTAGTGAATGATGGACCCTTTACCCTGATCCTGGATAGTGAGGATTTGGTTGATGAATAA
- a CDS encoding methyltransferase domain-containing protein, producing the protein MNIEEYIKTIFPIDIATPLIESLSKPAMHAALLNPRKMSDEHFLELFPSAKIHPLVPHAFIYDPLVYDLGKTIYHDAGAFYLQDPSAMSVANFFHYEPNDIVLDFAAAPGGKTIQAAMRLNDNGIVISNDIDGLRALTLSKNVERMGLGNVIVTNNDFQKTDFKDLLFDKVFLDAPCSGSGMLRKSQAMRDDWSLAKVLRFAEIQKKLIIRAFDLLKPGGKLLYSTCSFSYEENEAIVEHLLNQRSAIILPLTTEEYVYHSPKINEALYFLPAIFPGEGQFVACLQKPNESSESHFAPPECYSFFNYSLKGQLLKRNDGFYLLNPALEINKGFNVLRSGVKVAVAHGDHLLPDHHLAHYLGFENSINLTMEEMKKYRHGDTLHREIANGFHVVSYDHINLGWVKAVDGILKNHYPKGLRH; encoded by the coding sequence ATGAACATTGAAGAATACATTAAAACTATTTTCCCAATTGATATTGCCACCCCTTTAATTGAATCTTTATCTAAACCGGCAATGCACGCCGCTCTTCTTAATCCAAGAAAGATGTCCGATGAGCATTTTTTAGAGTTGTTTCCTTCAGCCAAAATCCATCCGCTGGTGCCTCACGCCTTTATATATGATCCTTTAGTGTACGATTTAGGCAAGACCATCTATCACGATGCCGGGGCATTTTATCTTCAAGATCCGAGCGCGATGAGCGTAGCCAATTTTTTTCATTATGAACCCAATGACATCGTCTTGGATTTTGCGGCTGCTCCCGGAGGAAAAACCATCCAGGCCGCCATGCGACTTAACGATAACGGCATTGTTATAAGTAATGATATCGATGGACTTCGAGCGCTCACACTTTCAAAAAACGTTGAACGCATGGGTTTGGGAAATGTCATCGTTACAAATAACGATTTTCAAAAAACCGACTTTAAAGATCTTTTATTTGATAAGGTATTTCTTGATGCCCCCTGCTCGGGAAGCGGCATGCTCCGCAAAAGCCAAGCGATGCGCGACGATTGGTCGTTAGCAAAAGTTTTACGGTTCGCGGAGATTCAGAAGAAACTGATAATCCGCGCGTTTGATCTTCTTAAACCGGGAGGAAAACTTTTATATTCCACTTGTTCCTTTTCCTATGAGGAAAATGAAGCGATTGTCGAGCATCTTCTGAATCAAAGATCAGCCATCATCCTTCCTTTAACCACCGAAGAGTATGTTTATCATTCGCCAAAAATAAACGAGGCACTTTATTTTCTTCCCGCCATTTTTCCTGGGGAAGGTCAATTTGTTGCTTGTCTTCAAAAACCAAATGAAAGTTCGGAAAGCCATTTTGCGCCTCCTGAGTGTTATTCGTTTTTTAATTATTCATTAAAAGGGCAACTGTTAAAAAGAAATGACGGATTTTATCTTTTAAATCCCGCATTGGAAATTAATAAGGGCTTTAATGTATTACGTTCAGGAGTAAAAGTAGCAGTTGCTCATGGTGACCATCTACTGCCTGATCATCATCTTGCGCATTATTTAGGCTTTGAAAATAGTATCAATCTTACCATGGAAGAAATGAAAAAGTATCGCCATGGCGATACTTTGCACCGAGAAATAGCTAACGGCTTCCATGTCGTAAGTTATGATCATATCAACCTTGGCTGGGTAAAGGCCGTTGATGGTATTCTCAAAAATCACTATCCGAAAGGGTTAAGACACTAA